In one window of Camelina sativa cultivar DH55 chromosome 15, Cs, whole genome shotgun sequence DNA:
- the LOC104746611 gene encoding UDP-glycosyltransferase 71B1-like encodes MQIELVFIPSPGVGHIRSTTALVKLLVDSDDRLSVTLIVIPSQFSGHASSSAYTNSEDRLRYCLLPTVDQDPNQTYLSYIESKKPYVRAAVSKLAREVSTRPDSRLAGIVVDMFCMSMLDVADEFTLPTYIFYTSNASYLGLQFHVQSLYDKKELDVSELMRDSNIKFDVPTLTRPFLAKCLPSTMLNKKLFPFALGRYRSYRKTKGILVNSVAEMEPLALEFFSGENTNTPPVYAVGPIMDFKTNGDDEKTKEILSWLREQPTKSVVFLCFGSMGGFNEEQTREIAVALERSGHRFLWSLRRASPLVEDIISSPPGEFTNLEEVLPKGFLDRTVEIGKIISWAPQVDVLKSPAIGAFVTHCGWNSILESLWFGVPMAAWPIFAEQQFNAFHMVEELGLAADVRKEYRRDFVVGVSEIVTAEEIERGIKCAMEEDSKMRKRVMEMKDKLHVALLDGGSSNCALKKFVQDVVENVP; translated from the coding sequence ATGCAAATCGAGCTTGTCTTCATACCATCGCCGGGCGTTGGACATATCCGATCAACAACGGCGTTAGTGAAGCTTCTCGTAGACAGCGACGACCGCCTCTCCGTCACTCTCATCGTCATCCCTTCACAATTCTCTGGTCACGCTTCTTCCTCCGCCTACACTAACTCCGAAGACCGTCTCCGCTACTGCCTCCTCCCCACCGTTGATCAAGATCCCAACCAAACGTACTTATCTTACATCGAGAGCAAGAAACCATACGTAAGAGCCGCCGTGTCCAAACTTGCCCGGGAGGTCTCGACACGTCCAGACTCGCGGCTCGCTGGGATTGTAGTGGACATGTTCTGCATGTCGATGTTAGACGTCGCCGACGAGTTTACCCTCCCGACCTATATCTTCTACACATCGAACGCTTCATATCTCGGGCTACAGTTCCATGTTCAATCTCTTTACGACAAAAAAGAACTTGATGTAAGTGAGCTGATGAGAGACTCTAACATAAAGTTTGACGTTCCAACTCTGACTCGGCCATTTTTGGCAAAGTGTTTGCCTTCCACTATGCTAAACAAGAAACTGTTTCCTTTCGCTTTGGGTCGATATAGAAGTTATAGAAAAACGAAGGGTATATTGGTGAATTCAGTGGCTGAGATGGAACCTCTGGCGTTAGAGTTCTTTTCCGGCGAGAATACGAATACTCCTCCGGTCTACGCGGTTGGACCCATTATGGACTTCAAAACCAACGGCGACGATGAGAAGACAAAGGAGATTCTGAGTTGGTTAAGAGAGCAACCGACTAAATCTGTAGTGTTCCTCTGCTTCGGGAGCATGGGAGgtttcaatgaagaacaaacaCGAGAAATAGCCGTGGCGCTAGAGCGGAGCGGGCATAGGTTCTTGTGGTCGCTCCGTCGGGCTTCTCCGTTGGTGGAAGACATTATTAGTTCTCCTCCCGGAGAATTCACGAACTTGGAGGAGGTTCTTCCAAAAGGTTTCTTGGATCGGACGGTGGAGATTGGAAAGATCATAAGCTGGGCACCACAAGTAGATGTGTTGAAGAGTCCTGCGATAGGAGCGTTCGTAACacattgtggatggaactcgaTTCTTGAGAGTCTATGGTTCGGTGTTCCGATGGCGGCGTGGCCTATCTTTGCGGAACAACAGTTTAACGCGTTTCATATGGTGGAGGAGCTTGGTTTAGCGGCGGATGTGAGGAAAGAGTATCGGAGAGATTTTGTGGTAGGGGTGTCAGAGATTGTGACGgcagaagagattgagagagggATCAAGTGTGCCATGGAGGAGGATAGCAAGATGAGAAAGAGGGTGATGGAGATGAAGGATAAACTCCACGTGGCGTTGTTGGACGGTGGATCTTCGAACTGTGCTTTAAAGAAGTTTGTTCAAGACGTGGTCGAAAATGTTCCATAG
- the LOC104746612 gene encoding UDP-glycosyltransferase 71B2-like → MKMELIFIPSPGEGHIRPLVEVAKLLVDRDDHLSITILIIPQMLGFSSGSASYISSLSSASEDRLRYHVLSVADQPNSDDSKPNFLAYIDSFGPEVIATSKKLIDPAQLAGFVVDMFCTSMIDAANELGVPSYMFFTSNATFLGLQVHIQYLNDVKNYDVSDLKDSDTTELEIPTLTRPLPVKCFPSVMLNKEWLHKIFSQTRRFKDTKGILVNTFAELEPKAMKYFSGGDHSLPPVYTVGPVMNLKINSPTSADDKQSEILQWLDEQPCKSVVFLCFGSMGSFREDQAREIAIALERSGHRFVWSLRRAQPPGTMGPPEEFTNLEEILPEGFLERTAEIGKIIGWAPQSAILAKPAVGGFVSHCGWNSTLESLWFGIPIATWPLYAEQQVNAFEMVDELGLAVEIRNSFRLGFMAVESELMTAEEIESGINCLMEQDSDVRNRVKEISEKSHVALMDGGSSHVALLKFIQDVTKNIS, encoded by the coding sequence ATGAAAATGGAGCTCATCTTCATACCATCACCTGGTGAAGGACACATCCGGCCACTAGTGGAAGTGGCTAAGCTTCTTGTCGACCGCGATGATCATCTCTCCATCACCATCCTCATCATCCCTCAGATGCTTGGCTTCAGTAGCGGCTCTGCCTCTtacatctcttctctctcctccgCGTCTGAGGACCGCCTTCGCTATCACGTTCTCTCCGTAGCCGATCAACCAAACTCCGATGATTCCAAACCAAATTTTCTCGCCTACATCGATAGCTTCGGGCCAGAGGTGATAGCCACCTCAAAAAAACTTATTGACCCCGCTCAACTTGCTGGATTCGTGGTGGATATGTTCTGCACGAGTATGATTGATGCCGCGAACGAGTTAGGCGTTCCGAGTTACATGTTCTTCACTTCCAACGCCACGTTTCTTGGATTGCAAGTTCATATTCAGTACCTTAACGACGTTAAGAACTATGACGTCAGTGATTTGAAGGACTCGGACACCACTGAGTTAGAGATCCCAACTTTGACTCGTCCTTTACCGGTTAAGTGTTTCCCCTCCGTGATGCTCAACAAAGAGTggttacataaaatatttagCCAAACCAGAAGATTCAAAGACACTAAGGGAATTTTGGTAAATACGTTCGCAGAGCTTGAGCCTAAAGCTATGAAGTATTTCTCCGGTGGAGATCATTCTCTTCCTCCGGTGTACACAGTTGGACCGGTTATGAATCTTAAAATCAACAGTCCAACTTCCGCAGATGATAAGCAATCGGAGATCTTACAGTGGCTCGACGAGCAGCCATGTAAATCTGTTGTGTTCCTCTGTTTTGGAAGCATGGGTAGTTTCCGTGAGGACCAAGCTAGGGAAATCGCAATCGCGCTTGAGCGAAGTGGTCACCGATTTGTCTGGTCTCTTCGTCGTGCTCAGCCACCGGGAACAATGGGACCTCCCGAAGAATTCACGAATCTTGAGGAGATTCTCCCGGAGGGATTCTTAGAACGCACGGCAGAGATAGGTAAGATTATAGGTTGGGCACCACAGAGCGCCATACTTGCAAAACCTGCGGTCGGAGGATTCGTGTCGcactgtggatggaactcgacACTAGAGAGTCTTTGGTTCGGAATTCCAATAGCCACGTGGCCTCTTTACGCTGAGCAACAAGTTAACGCGTTCGAGATGGTTGATGAGTTAGGTCTAGCTGTGGAGATCCGAAATAGTTTCCGGTTGGGTTTTATGGCGGTGGAGTCGGAGTTGATGACGGCGGAGGAGATAGAGAGCGGAATCAATTGTTTGATGGAGCAGGATAGTGACGTGAGGAATAGAGTGAAGGAGATTAGTGAGAAGAGCCACGTTGCATTAATGGACGGTGGATCTTCGCATGTTGCTCTTCTAAAGTTCATTCAAGACGTCACTAAGAATATCTCTTGA